From a region of the Pseudomonas fulva 12-X genome:
- a CDS encoding FecCD family ABC transporter permease — translation MSSAVKPARLTLAAALAWVSAALALLCVASLLIGAGEVGILRSLWALVGAVDDEARFVLFELRLPRTLLGVLVGVALGAAGVVLQSATRNPLAEPGLLGVSAGASFAVVVAISLGASAATLNLGVAITGAMAGCLLVLLVTQVRGVGDDPVRLVLAGAAFSGILTAISTLILLHDQRSSDEIRFWIIGALAGRPQGVLTWSAPGVLLGLLLLAPLIRPLAALALGEKMATGLGHHPGLTRLGALLGVAVLVGTATAAAGPMAFVGLVVPFVARRLVGPDIRRTIGLSLLLGPIIVLFADILSRLLVSPYELPIGVVTALIGAPVLIAVVRSHRLPTL, via the coding sequence ATGAGCAGCGCTGTAAAACCTGCTCGACTGACGCTGGCCGCTGCCCTGGCGTGGGTGAGTGCTGCCCTGGCGTTGCTGTGCGTCGCCAGCCTGCTGATCGGTGCGGGGGAGGTGGGCATCCTGCGTAGCCTGTGGGCGCTGGTCGGCGCCGTGGATGACGAGGCGCGCTTCGTGCTCTTCGAGCTGCGCCTGCCGCGCACCTTGCTCGGCGTGCTTGTCGGTGTGGCGCTGGGGGCGGCGGGCGTGGTGCTGCAGTCCGCTACTCGCAACCCATTGGCCGAGCCCGGCCTGCTCGGCGTCAGCGCCGGGGCCTCGTTCGCCGTGGTCGTTGCGATCAGCCTGGGCGCCAGCGCGGCCACCTTGAACCTCGGTGTGGCCATCACGGGTGCCATGGCCGGTTGCCTACTGGTATTGCTGGTCACCCAGGTGCGCGGCGTCGGCGACGACCCGGTGCGCCTGGTACTGGCCGGTGCCGCGTTCTCGGGCATCCTCACCGCGATCAGCACGCTGATTCTGCTGCACGACCAGCGCAGCTCCGACGAGATCCGCTTCTGGATCATCGGCGCCCTGGCCGGTCGACCCCAGGGCGTGCTGACCTGGAGCGCGCCTGGCGTGCTGCTCGGCCTGTTGCTGCTGGCGCCGCTGATTCGTCCGCTGGCGGCCCTGGCCCTCGGCGAGAAGATGGCCACCGGGCTCGGCCATCATCCCGGCCTGACCCGCCTGGGCGCCTTGCTCGGCGTCGCCGTGCTGGTCGGCACCGCGACGGCGGCGGCCGGGCCCATGGCCTTCGTCGGCCTGGTAGTGCCCTTCGTGGCACGCCGCCTGGTGGGGCCAGACATCCGCCGCACCATCGGTTTGTCGCTGCTGCTCGGGCCGATCATCGTGCTGTTCGCCGACATCCTCTCGCGCCTGCTGGTCAGCCCCTACGAACTGCCGATCGGCGTGGTGACCGCGCTGATCGGCGCGCCGGTACTGATCGCGGTGGTGCGCAGCCACAGGTTGCCGACCTTATGA
- a CDS encoding DUF2058 domain-containing protein codes for MAISLRDQLLKVGLVNEKQVKQATKQQHKQQRMVKKGQAEEDKSSQLAAQQAKAEKAARDQELNRQQQEKAEQKARAAQIKQLIEASRLPKLTTEDYYNFVDDKKVKRLPVNAMMRDKLSRGSLAIVRHGGGYEVIPRDAALRIQERDPQRVLLLNTPTEAPDEDDPYAAYQVPDDLMW; via the coding sequence ATGGCGATTTCACTACGTGACCAGTTGCTCAAAGTCGGGTTGGTCAACGAGAAACAGGTCAAGCAGGCCACCAAGCAACAACACAAACAGCAGCGCATGGTGAAGAAAGGCCAGGCTGAGGAAGACAAGAGCAGTCAGCTCGCCGCTCAGCAGGCCAAGGCCGAAAAGGCCGCGCGCGATCAGGAACTCAACCGCCAGCAGCAGGAGAAGGCCGAGCAGAAAGCCCGCGCCGCGCAGATCAAGCAGTTGATCGAGGCGTCGCGCCTGCCCAAGCTGACCACCGAGGATTACTACAACTTCGTCGATGACAAGAAGGTCAAGCGTTTACCGGTCAACGCGATGATGCGCGACAAGCTCAGCCGCGGCTCCCTGGCCATCGTGCGCCACGGCGGCGGTTACGAAGTGATCCCGCGCGACGCCGCGCTGCGTATTCAGGAACGTGATCCGCAGCGTGTGCTGCTCCTCAACACGCCCACCGAGGCGCCGGACGAGGACGATCCGTACGCGGCGTATCAGGTGCCTGACGATCTGATGTGGTAA
- a CDS encoding ABC transporter substrate-binding protein, whose translation MIARLSLCSRLLALSGLFVLLSLGGALAESRSLDTAYGEIRLDGTPQRVVTLSENALDVALAVGVKPLGSVATRGGSDVSAYLKDKAGDIKIVGTARETNLESVFALQPDLILAGPELSKDQYQKLSLIAPTLVPKGNAFADWRHNVEFYGQTLGKQPEAKAAIAAVDARIEDLKGKIEPGQVASVVRWSPQGPGVMSQHLFVGQLLGQLGFKGTAMAAELTQKPHSDALSLENLSRIDGDWLFLATLNADGDKALEQARQQPAFARLKAVSSGHVQSVDGQIWSSGAGPLAANVILDDVEKAVSSQ comes from the coding sequence ATGATCGCTCGTCTATCTCTATGCTCCCGCCTGCTGGCGCTGTCCGGCCTGTTCGTCCTGTTGTCGTTGGGCGGCGCTCTGGCCGAGTCGCGCAGCCTGGATACCGCCTACGGCGAGATCAGGCTGGACGGCACGCCCCAGCGTGTGGTGACCCTGAGCGAGAATGCGCTGGACGTAGCCCTGGCGGTCGGCGTCAAACCGCTGGGCAGCGTGGCCACCCGCGGCGGCAGCGATGTGTCGGCGTACCTGAAAGACAAGGCAGGTGACATCAAGATCGTCGGCACAGCGCGGGAAACCAACCTGGAGTCGGTGTTCGCCCTGCAACCGGATCTGATTCTGGCAGGGCCGGAGCTGAGCAAGGATCAGTACCAGAAGCTCAGCCTGATCGCCCCGACCCTGGTGCCAAAGGGCAACGCCTTCGCCGACTGGCGCCACAACGTCGAGTTCTATGGGCAAACGCTGGGCAAGCAGCCCGAGGCCAAGGCCGCCATCGCCGCGGTCGATGCCCGCATCGAAGACCTCAAGGGCAAGATAGAGCCGGGCCAGGTCGCATCCGTGGTGCGCTGGAGCCCGCAGGGGCCGGGCGTGATGTCGCAACATCTGTTCGTCGGCCAGTTGCTGGGCCAACTCGGCTTCAAGGGCACGGCGATGGCCGCCGAGCTGACCCAGAAACCCCATAGCGATGCCCTGAGTTTGGAAAACCTGTCGCGCATCGACGGCGACTGGCTGTTTCTCGCCACCCTCAACGCCGACGGCGACAAGGCGCTGGAGCAGGCGCGCCAGCAGCCGGCGTTCGCGCGCCTCAAGGCGGTCAGCAGCGGCCATGTGCAGAGCGTCGACGGGCAGATATGGAGCAGCGGTGCAGGCCCACTGGCGGCCAACGTGATTCTCGATGACGTGGAGAAGGCCGTCTCCTCGCAATGA
- a CDS encoding DUF3108 domain-containing protein, producing the protein MRRALMLALALFSLPALAAEPKPFSASYTADWKQVPVSGSAERSLQKLDDGRWQLVFKASMLVAGLTEQSTFSVDGDTFLPHNYKFERSGLGKSKDVEFDFDWTQKQVIGSDRGDPVRFPLNRGMQDKSTYQLALQHDVAAGEKSMSYQVVDGDEIETYDFRVLGEEVVRTAAGLIDAIKVERVRDPTQSSRKTILWFAKDWDYLLVRLHQVEKDGKEYQIMLKSGTVDGKTVEGRRD; encoded by the coding sequence ATGCGCCGCGCCTTAATGCTTGCACTGGCGTTGTTCAGCCTGCCTGCCCTCGCCGCAGAGCCGAAGCCCTTCTCCGCCAGCTACACCGCCGACTGGAAACAGGTTCCGGTCAGTGGCTCCGCCGAACGCAGTCTGCAGAAGCTCGATGATGGGCGCTGGCAGCTGGTGTTCAAGGCCTCCATGCTGGTCGCCGGCCTGACCGAGCAGAGCACCTTCTCGGTCGACGGCGACACCTTCCTGCCGCACAACTACAAGTTCGAGCGCAGCGGCCTGGGCAAGAGTAAGGACGTCGAGTTCGATTTCGACTGGACCCAGAAGCAGGTGATCGGCAGCGACCGCGGCGACCCGGTGCGCTTCCCGCTCAACCGCGGCATGCAGGACAAGTCGACCTACCAGTTGGCCCTGCAGCATGACGTGGCAGCCGGCGAGAAAAGCATGAGCTACCAGGTGGTCGACGGCGACGAGATCGAAACCTACGACTTCCGCGTACTTGGCGAGGAAGTGGTGCGTACCGCCGCCGGCCTGATCGACGCCATCAAGGTCGAGCGCGTGCGTGACCCGACGCAAAGCAGCCGCAAGACCATCCTGTGGTTCGCCAAAGACTGGGACTACCTGCTGGTGCGCCTGCATCAGGTCGAGAAGGACGGCAAGGAATACCAGATCATGCTCAAGTCGGGCACCGTCGACGGCAAGACCGTGGAAGGTCGCCGCGATTGA
- the relA gene encoding GTP diphosphokinase has translation MVQVRAHQPINDDGSINLEAWLEHVTSVDPALDRDALRAACEFARAAEQQANAAQNLWTEGYSSFGAGLEIAEILADLKLDQDSLVAAVIYRGVREGKIPLAEVRQRFGPVVAKLIEGVLRMAAISASLNPRGESTVLGSQAQVDNLRKMLVAMVDDVRVALIKLAERTCAIRAVKDTDEERRQRVAREVFDIYAPLAHRLGIGHIKWELEDLSFRYLEPEQYKQIANLLHERRLDREHYINEVMDQLRDELEATGIKADISGRAKHIYSIWRKMQRKGLQFSQIYDVRAVRVLVPAVRDCYTALGIVHTLWRHIPKEFDDYIANPKENGYRSLHTAVLGPEGKVLEVQIRTSNMHEEAELGVCAHWRYKGTDVKSGSNHYEEKISWLRQVLEWHEELGDIGGLAEQLRVDIEPDRVYVFTPDGHAIDLPKGATPLDFAYRVHTEIGHNCRGAKINGRIVPLNYSLQTGEQVEIITSKQGTPSRDWLNSNLGYVTTSRARAKIVHWFKLQDRDQNVAAGKTMLERELARVALPPVDFEKLAEKANLRTAEDLFASLGAGDLRLAQLVNLAQQLVEPERGNEQLELIPRKAQGFKPGKRGDIQIQGVGNLMTQMAGCCQPLPGDPIVGYITLGRGVSIHRQDCAAVLQLGSREPERIIQVSWGPVPVQTYPVDIIIRAYDRSGLLRDVTQTLLNEKLNVLAVNTRSNKEDNTASMSLTVEIPGLDALGRLLGRLSQLPNIIEARRHRAP, from the coding sequence ATGGTTCAGGTTAGAGCGCACCAGCCCATCAACGATGATGGCAGTATCAATCTCGAGGCCTGGTTGGAGCATGTCACGAGTGTCGACCCGGCCCTCGACCGTGACGCGTTGCGCGCCGCCTGTGAATTCGCCCGGGCGGCCGAGCAACAGGCCAATGCGGCGCAGAATCTGTGGACCGAAGGCTACTCCAGCTTCGGTGCCGGGCTGGAAATCGCCGAAATTCTTGCCGACCTCAAGCTCGATCAGGATTCCCTGGTCGCCGCCGTCATCTACCGCGGCGTGCGCGAAGGCAAGATTCCCCTGGCTGAGGTGCGCCAGCGCTTCGGCCCGGTGGTGGCCAAGCTGATCGAAGGCGTGCTGCGCATGGCGGCCATCAGCGCCAGCCTCAACCCGCGTGGCGAATCCACGGTGCTGGGCTCCCAGGCCCAGGTCGACAACCTGCGCAAGATGCTGGTGGCCATGGTCGACGACGTGCGCGTCGCGCTGATCAAGCTGGCCGAACGTACCTGCGCGATCCGCGCCGTGAAAGACACCGACGAGGAGCGCCGCCAGCGCGTGGCCCGTGAGGTCTTCGATATCTATGCGCCACTGGCCCACCGCCTGGGCATCGGCCATATCAAGTGGGAGCTGGAAGACCTGTCCTTCCGCTACCTGGAGCCCGAGCAGTACAAGCAGATCGCCAACCTGTTGCACGAGCGTCGTCTGGATCGTGAGCACTACATCAATGAAGTGATGGACCAGCTGCGCGACGAGCTCGAAGCCACTGGCATCAAGGCCGATATCAGCGGCCGGGCGAAACATATCTATTCGATCTGGCGCAAGATGCAGCGCAAGGGCCTGCAGTTCAGCCAGATCTACGACGTGCGCGCGGTGCGCGTGCTGGTGCCGGCGGTGCGTGACTGCTACACCGCGCTGGGCATCGTGCACACCTTGTGGCGGCACATTCCCAAGGAGTTCGACGACTACATCGCCAACCCCAAGGAGAACGGCTACCGCTCCCTGCACACCGCGGTGCTCGGCCCGGAGGGCAAGGTGCTGGAAGTGCAGATCCGCACGTCCAACATGCACGAGGAAGCCGAGCTGGGCGTCTGCGCCCACTGGCGCTACAAGGGCACCGACGTCAAATCCGGCTCCAACCATTACGAAGAGAAGATTTCCTGGCTGCGCCAGGTGCTCGAATGGCACGAGGAGCTGGGCGATATCGGTGGCCTGGCCGAGCAGTTGCGCGTCGATATCGAGCCCGACCGGGTCTACGTGTTCACCCCGGACGGTCACGCCATCGACCTGCCCAAGGGCGCCACGCCTTTGGACTTCGCCTACCGCGTGCACACCGAGATTGGCCACAACTGCCGCGGCGCCAAGATCAACGGGCGCATCGTGCCGCTCAACTACAGCCTGCAGACCGGCGAGCAGGTGGAAATCATCACCAGCAAGCAGGGCACGCCGAGCCGTGACTGGCTGAACTCCAACCTGGGCTACGTGACCACCTCGCGGGCGCGGGCGAAGATCGTCCACTGGTTCAAGCTGCAGGACCGCGACCAGAACGTCGCCGCCGGCAAGACCATGCTCGAGCGCGAACTGGCCCGTGTCGCCCTGCCGCCGGTGGATTTCGAGAAGCTCGCCGAGAAGGCCAACCTGCGCACCGCCGAGGATCTGTTCGCGTCTTTGGGCGCGGGCGATCTGCGCCTGGCGCAGCTGGTCAACCTGGCCCAGCAGCTGGTCGAGCCGGAGCGCGGCAACGAGCAGCTCGAACTGATCCCACGCAAGGCCCAGGGCTTCAAGCCGGGCAAGCGCGGCGATATCCAGATCCAGGGCGTCGGCAACCTGATGACCCAGATGGCTGGCTGTTGCCAGCCGCTGCCGGGCGACCCCATCGTCGGTTACATCACCCTGGGCCGCGGCGTCAGCATTCACCGCCAGGATTGTGCGGCAGTGCTGCAGCTCGGCTCCCGCGAGCCGGAGCGCATCATCCAGGTCAGCTGGGGCCCGGTGCCGGTGCAGACCTATCCGGTGGACATCATCATTCGCGCCTACGACCGTTCCGGCCTGCTGCGTGACGTCACCCAGACGCTGCTCAACGAGAAGCTCAACGTGCTGGCGGTCAACACCCGCTCCAACAAGGAAGACAACACGGCGTCGATGTCGCTGACCGTGGAGATTCCGGGGCTCGACGCGCTGGGCCGCCTGCTGGGCCGCCTGTCGCAGTTGCCCAATATCATCGAGGCGCGCCGCCACCGCGCGCCCTGA
- the cysM gene encoding cysteine synthase CysM gives MTQQYPTIAECVGNTPLVRLQRLPGETSNTLLVKLEGNNPAGSVKDRPALSMITRAELRGDIQPGDTLIEATSGNTGIALAMAAAIKGYQMILIMPDNSSAERKAAMTAYGAELILVSKEEGMEGARDLALAMQAEGRGKVLDQFANGDNPVAHYTGTGPEIWRQTGGQITHFISSMGTTGTIMGVSRYLKEQNPAVQIVGLQPMEGSAIPGIRRWPQEYLPKIFESERVDRIVDMAQTEAEDVMRRMAREEGIFCGVSSGGSVAAMLRLSQELENAVLVAIICDRGDRYLSTGVYDAAPR, from the coding sequence ATGACCCAGCAATACCCCACGATCGCCGAATGCGTCGGCAACACCCCTCTGGTTCGCCTGCAACGCCTGCCTGGCGAGACCAGCAACACCCTTCTGGTCAAACTCGAAGGCAACAACCCGGCCGGCTCGGTGAAGGATCGCCCGGCACTGTCGATGATCACCCGCGCCGAGCTGCGCGGTGACATCCAGCCCGGCGACACGCTGATCGAGGCCACCTCTGGCAACACCGGCATCGCTCTGGCCATGGCGGCGGCGATCAAGGGTTACCAGATGATCCTGATCATGCCGGACAACTCCAGCGCCGAGCGCAAGGCGGCGATGACCGCCTATGGTGCCGAGCTGATTCTGGTCAGCAAGGAAGAGGGCATGGAAGGCGCCCGCGATCTGGCGCTGGCCATGCAGGCCGAAGGCCGCGGCAAGGTGCTCGACCAGTTCGCCAACGGCGACAACCCGGTCGCTCACTACACCGGCACCGGCCCGGAAATCTGGCGCCAAACTGGCGGGCAGATCACCCATTTCATCAGCTCCATGGGCACCACCGGCACCATCATGGGCGTGTCGCGTTACCTCAAGGAGCAGAACCCGGCCGTGCAGATCGTCGGTCTGCAGCCGATGGAAGGCTCGGCGATTCCCGGCATCCGCCGCTGGCCTCAGGAATACCTGCCGAAGATCTTCGAATCCGAGCGCGTCGACCGCATCGTCGACATGGCTCAGACGGAAGCCGAGGACGTAATGCGCCGCATGGCCCGTGAAGAAGGCATCTTCTGCGGCGTGTCGTCCGGCGGCTCGGTGGCGGCCATGCTGCGCCTGTCCCAGGAGCTGGAAAACGCCGTGCTGGTGGCCATCATCTGCGACCGCGGTGACCGCTACCTATCCACCGGCGTTTACGACGCCGCGCCGCGCTGA
- a CDS encoding FecCD family ABC transporter permease yields MKAVTSIKAPSGYWLLAFGSLRVLLDRRGVFAALGLSLAIVIITGISLASGAAGLSPWTALAAAFGQGEPMHVFLVQELRLQRLIAGLLTGAAFGIGGCLLQTLARNRLATPGVIGIDDGATAFAVASIVAMPTTLAPSALALTGATTAAVLAFGLSAGAGARGYRFIVVGIAVGAVFGALTNLMLARADIDAANVAYPWTVGSLNARPAQALWLLGAGLLLSLPLVKYLAQRLELMRFSDSVAVGLGVRLKAMRLLTLITTVLLTALAVAVAGPVGLVALAAPEMARYLGGHRGVPVLCSALAGALLMTVADWVGRTWLAPIEIPVGVITAVVGGPYLLWILLRQPARKSS; encoded by the coding sequence ATGAAAGCAGTGACTTCAATCAAGGCGCCCAGCGGCTACTGGTTGCTGGCGTTCGGCTCGCTGCGCGTGCTGCTCGACCGCCGCGGCGTGTTCGCCGCCCTGGGTCTTTCGCTGGCCATCGTGATCATCACCGGCATCAGCCTGGCATCCGGCGCCGCCGGCTTGTCGCCGTGGACGGCGCTGGCCGCTGCCTTTGGTCAGGGCGAGCCGATGCACGTGTTTTTGGTGCAGGAACTGCGCCTGCAGCGCCTGATCGCCGGCCTGCTTACCGGCGCGGCGTTCGGCATCGGCGGTTGCCTGCTGCAGACCCTGGCGCGCAATCGTCTGGCCACACCTGGGGTGATCGGCATCGATGACGGCGCCACGGCCTTCGCGGTGGCGTCCATCGTCGCCATGCCGACCACCTTGGCGCCTTCCGCCCTGGCGCTGACCGGCGCCACCACGGCCGCGGTGCTGGCCTTTGGGTTGAGCGCTGGCGCCGGGGCGCGGGGTTATCGCTTCATCGTGGTCGGCATCGCCGTGGGCGCGGTGTTCGGCGCGCTGACCAACCTGATGCTGGCGCGCGCCGATATCGACGCCGCCAACGTCGCCTATCCCTGGACGGTCGGCAGCCTCAACGCGCGGCCCGCCCAGGCGCTGTGGCTGCTGGGCGCCGGCCTGCTGCTGAGCCTGCCGCTGGTCAAGTACCTGGCCCAGCGCCTGGAGCTGATGCGCTTTTCCGACAGCGTGGCAGTGGGCCTGGGCGTGCGCCTGAAGGCCATGCGCCTGCTGACGCTGATCACCACGGTGCTGCTCACCGCCCTGGCGGTCGCTGTCGCGGGCCCGGTGGGGCTGGTGGCGCTCGCCGCACCGGAAATGGCCCGCTACCTGGGCGGCCACCGTGGCGTGCCGGTGCTCTGTTCGGCGCTGGCCGGCGCGCTGTTGATGACCGTCGCCGACTGGGTCGGGCGCACGTGGCTGGCGCCCATCGAGATACCCGTCGGGGTGATCACCGCCGTGGTGGGCGGGCCCTACCTGCTGTGGATCCTGCTGCGCCAACCCGCGCGCAAATCGTCATGA
- a CDS encoding ABC transporter ATP-binding protein, whose protein sequence is MTTSNLFATCPEAAVTLQAKRLSLGYSQAAIIDDLSLCIPPGQVTAIVGPNGCGKSTLLAGLSRLHKPTAGAVLLNGKAIGSLPSRQVARQLALLPQDASAPDGLTVSELIRFGRQPHQSLLRQWSAEDQAIVDEALRVADLQALAERPLESMSGGQRQRAWIAMAVAQQTPLLLLDEPTSALDLGHQIEVFELIRDLASAGKTVVMVVHDLSSACRYADHLVAMKAGQIVAEGAPGAIVTPELVERLYDVRCTLMRDPVSGTPVIAGITRR, encoded by the coding sequence ATGACCACCTCCAACCTGTTCGCCACGTGTCCCGAGGCCGCGGTCACCCTGCAGGCCAAGCGCCTGAGCCTGGGTTACTCGCAGGCGGCGATCATCGACGACTTGTCCCTGTGCATCCCGCCGGGGCAGGTCACGGCCATCGTCGGCCCCAACGGTTGCGGCAAGTCCACGCTGCTGGCAGGGCTGTCGCGCCTGCACAAGCCCACGGCCGGCGCGGTGCTGCTCAATGGCAAGGCTATCGGTAGCCTGCCGTCCAGACAGGTCGCCCGGCAACTGGCGCTGCTGCCCCAGGACGCCTCGGCGCCGGACGGCCTGACCGTCTCCGAGCTGATTCGCTTCGGCCGCCAGCCGCACCAGAGCCTGCTGCGCCAGTGGTCGGCTGAGGATCAGGCGATCGTCGACGAAGCGCTGCGCGTGGCCGATCTGCAGGCGCTGGCCGAGCGCCCGCTGGAGTCGATGTCCGGCGGCCAGCGCCAGCGTGCCTGGATCGCTATGGCGGTGGCCCAGCAGACGCCGTTGCTGCTGCTCGACGAGCCCACCTCGGCGCTGGATCTCGGCCACCAGATCGAGGTCTTCGAGCTGATTCGTGACCTCGCCTCGGCAGGCAAGACCGTGGTCATGGTGGTGCATGACCTGTCCAGCGCCTGCCGTTACGCCGACCATCTGGTGGCGATGAAGGCCGGGCAGATCGTCGCCGAGGGCGCGCCAGGTGCCATCGTCACGCCGGAGCTGGTCGAGCGGCTATACGACGTGCGCTGCACGCTGATGCGCGATCCGGTCAGCGGGACACCGGTGATCGCCGGTATCACGCGGCGTTAG
- the mazG gene encoding nucleoside triphosphate pyrophosphohydrolase, which yields MYQLPDLLNLMARLRDPQHGCPWDLQQSYASIVPHTLEEAYEVADAIERGAFDELPGELGDLLFQVVYYSQLAEEEGRFDFAAVVDGITRKLVRRHPHVFPDGDLYGPMDQPRLSEADIKQRWEAIKAEERAERAAAPEQLSLLDDVPSVLPALSRAKKLQGRAARVGFDWPDALPVLDKVREELDEVLEAISENDPEAIAEEIGDLLFSATNLARHLKVDPEAALRAANGKFERRFRFIEQALREAGRPIENCTLDELDALWGEAKKSERLSGC from the coding sequence ATGTACCAACTCCCTGACCTGCTCAACCTGATGGCGCGCCTGCGCGACCCGCAGCATGGCTGCCCGTGGGATCTGCAGCAGTCCTACGCCAGTATCGTGCCGCACACCCTTGAGGAAGCGTACGAGGTGGCCGATGCCATCGAACGCGGCGCCTTCGACGAACTGCCGGGCGAGCTCGGCGACCTGCTGTTCCAGGTCGTCTACTACAGCCAACTGGCAGAGGAGGAGGGGCGCTTCGATTTCGCCGCGGTGGTCGATGGCATCACCCGCAAGCTGGTACGCCGCCACCCCCACGTGTTTCCGGATGGCGATCTGTACGGGCCGATGGATCAGCCGCGTCTGAGCGAAGCCGACATCAAGCAGCGCTGGGAGGCGATCAAGGCCGAGGAACGCGCCGAACGTGCGGCAGCGCCCGAACAGCTGTCGCTGCTCGATGACGTGCCCAGCGTGCTGCCGGCCCTGAGCCGCGCCAAGAAGTTGCAGGGTCGCGCCGCTCGCGTCGGCTTCGACTGGCCGGATGCCTTGCCGGTGCTCGACAAGGTGCGCGAGGAGCTTGATGAAGTGCTCGAAGCGATCAGCGAGAACGACCCTGAAGCCATCGCCGAGGAGATCGGTGATCTACTGTTCAGCGCCACCAATCTGGCCCGTCACCTGAAGGTCGACCCCGAGGCGGCGCTGCGGGCGGCCAATGGCAAGTTCGAGCGGCGCTTTCGCTTTATCGAACAGGCATTGCGCGAAGCGGGGCGACCCATCGAGAATTGCACCTTGGATGAACTCGACGCCCTATGGGGCGAGGCCAAGAAAAGCGAGCGGCTGTCAGGCTGTTGA
- the rlmD gene encoding 23S rRNA (uracil(1939)-C(5))-methyltransferase RlmD, translating to MARKNGGLRFQPSGGTRAAQVPVGKKQRLSVERLANDGRGIAFIDGRTWFVSGALPGEEVEARVLDARSKVIDARAERVFQASPERRAEPCVHARICGGCSVQHIFHADQLALKQRQLAEQLERLGGLRPESWAEPLTGPEFAYRRRARIAVRWDVRNKRLDVGFRAAASQDIVAISECPVLVEPLQPILRALPALLGGLQAPRAIGHVELFRGTASAVLVRHTEALSEVDLASLQAFCSVHEAQLWLQGEGEPQPADASQALGYRLDAWGLELAYRPGDFVQVNAAVNEAMVAQALQWLAPQHDERVLDLFCGLGNFALPLAQQSREVVAVEGVQAMVERAAQNARSNGLGNAHFYQADLSNSLADASWAAGGFDAIVLDPPRDGALQVVRQMASLGARRLVYVSCNPTTLARDSGELLQQGYRLKKAGILDMFPQTAHVEAMALFER from the coding sequence ATGGCCCGCAAGAATGGCGGCCTGCGCTTCCAGCCCAGCGGTGGCACCCGTGCCGCCCAGGTGCCGGTTGGCAAGAAGCAGCGCCTGAGCGTCGAGCGCCTGGCCAATGATGGGCGTGGCATCGCCTTTATCGACGGGCGCACCTGGTTCGTCAGCGGCGCGTTGCCGGGCGAAGAGGTCGAAGCGCGGGTACTGGATGCGCGCAGCAAGGTGATCGACGCGCGCGCCGAGCGGGTGTTTCAGGCCAGCCCCGAGCGCCGCGCCGAACCCTGTGTGCACGCACGCATCTGCGGCGGCTGCAGCGTGCAGCATATTTTCCACGCCGATCAGCTGGCGCTCAAGCAGCGCCAGCTCGCCGAGCAGCTCGAACGCCTCGGCGGCCTGCGCCCCGAGTCCTGGGCCGAGCCGTTGACGGGGCCCGAATTCGCCTACCGTCGCCGCGCCCGTATCGCAGTGCGCTGGGACGTGCGCAACAAACGCCTGGATGTGGGCTTTCGCGCCGCCGCCAGCCAGGACATCGTCGCCATCAGCGAATGCCCGGTGCTGGTCGAGCCGCTGCAGCCGATCCTGCGCGCATTGCCGGCGCTGCTCGGCGGCCTGCAGGCGCCACGGGCCATTGGCCATGTGGAGCTGTTCCGGGGCACGGCCAGTGCCGTTCTGGTGCGCCATACCGAAGCTCTGAGCGAAGTGGACCTGGCCAGCCTGCAGGCATTCTGCTCGGTGCACGAGGCGCAGCTGTGGCTGCAGGGCGAGGGCGAGCCGCAACCGGCAGATGCCAGCCAGGCTCTGGGCTACCGGCTGGACGCGTGGGGCCTGGAGCTGGCCTACCGGCCGGGCGATTTTGTGCAGGTCAATGCCGCGGTCAACGAAGCGATGGTGGCCCAGGCCTTGCAGTGGCTGGCGCCGCAACACGACGAGCGAGTGCTGGATCTGTTCTGCGGGCTGGGCAACTTCGCCCTGCCGCTGGCGCAACAGTCGCGTGAAGTGGTGGCCGTGGAAGGCGTGCAGGCAATGGTCGAGCGAGCGGCGCAAAACGCCCGCAGCAACGGCCTGGGCAATGCGCACTTTTACCAGGCCGACCTGTCCAACTCGCTGGCTGATGCCAGCTGGGCGGCAGGTGGTTTCGATGCCATCGTGCTCGATCCGCCGCGTGACGGCGCGCTGCAGGTGGTCAGGCAGATGGCCAGTCTTGGCGCCAGGCGGCTGGTCTATGTTTCCTGTAATCCGACGACGCTGGCGCGTGACAGTGGCGAATTGTTGCAGCAAGGCTACCGGTTGAAAAAAGCCGGTATTCTGGACATGTTTCCGCAAACGGCCCATGTGGAAGCGATGGCGCTGTTCGAGCGCTGA